A genomic region of Bernardetia sp. ABR2-2B contains the following coding sequences:
- a CDS encoding phosphoadenosine phosphosulfate reductase family protein produces MNLQSTKQILNEVSENHDIQKYVWLFSGGDDSLACGKVCMEFLPKIDYAIFCDTGTCIPQTKQFVMDTCEKMDIPLLIGTTTEKDDYQNYVLKFGFPGRNHKQHTVMYRMLKDHSLRRCISKIRNRKRNYKIALLTGARYDESTRRMGTVKKIDARGSDIWINPIQDWSKSDIHNYFQKNNIERSVVAQTIGRSGECNCGVFGNKEELDEINLISPEFVNQMRELEQKVKANGFCWGWGENPPKNWAQVSQGQMSFEGMKSDWEDQQLFMCSTCMNNTPFKHTKEREKQLLEYKTLLKSCKGDEDYVLLIGKMVKALKSPRNFQKKPEVINKILKEHIKLIVNK; encoded by the coding sequence ATGAACCTCCAATCCACAAAACAAATCCTAAATGAAGTCTCAGAGAATCACGATATACAAAAGTATGTTTGGCTCTTCTCTGGAGGAGATGACTCCTTGGCTTGTGGCAAGGTCTGTATGGAATTTTTACCCAAAATAGATTATGCTATTTTTTGTGATACAGGTACTTGCATTCCTCAAACTAAACAGTTTGTGATGGACACATGTGAGAAAATGGATATTCCTTTACTCATCGGAACAACAACCGAAAAAGACGACTACCAAAACTATGTTTTGAAGTTTGGTTTTCCTGGACGGAATCATAAGCAGCATACAGTAATGTATCGAATGCTAAAAGATCATTCTTTGCGTAGATGTATTTCTAAAATACGCAATCGCAAGAGAAATTATAAAATAGCTCTTCTTACAGGAGCTAGATACGATGAGAGTACAAGGAGAATGGGTACAGTAAAGAAAATTGATGCTCGTGGAAGTGATATTTGGATAAACCCAATTCAAGATTGGAGCAAGTCTGATATTCACAATTACTTTCAAAAAAATAATATTGAGCGTAGTGTTGTAGCCCAAACCATCGGCAGGAGTGGAGAATGTAATTGTGGTGTATTTGGCAATAAAGAAGAACTGGACGAAATCAACCTTATCAGTCCAGAATTTGTAAACCAGATGAGAGAACTAGAGCAAAAAGTAAAAGCAAATGGCTTTTGTTGGGGTTGGGGAGAAAATCCTCCGAAAAATTGGGCGCAAGTCTCACAAGGACAAATGTCTTTTGAAGGAATGAAAAGCGATTGGGAAGACCAGCAGCTTTTTATGTGTTCTACTTGTATGAACAATACACCTTTTAAGCATACAAAGGAGCGAGAAAAGCAATTACTTGAGTACAAGACTTTACTAAAATCTTGTAAGGGAGATGAAGACTATGTTCTGCTTATCGGTAAGATGGTAAAGGCTCTCAAAAGTCCTCGTAATTTTCAAAAAAAGCCAGAAGTGATTAATAAAATTTTAAAGGAGCATATTAAACTAATCGTAAATAAATAA